A section of the Indicator indicator isolate 239-I01 chromosome 26, UM_Iind_1.1, whole genome shotgun sequence genome encodes:
- the CHEK2 gene encoding serine/threonine-protein kinase Chk2 has translation MSRETGSEAQQSQGAQQSQGATSSSSSGSQSTSQSSSSSGTLSSLDTVPTQELPPIPEDQESEELVPQPWGRLFALGKGFSNCDCVNDEYWFGRDKSCDYSFSKLGLSETGFYQNYSKKHFRIFREIGPKNSYVAYIEDHSANGTFVNRELLGKGKRLPLTHNSEIALSVQTNKVFVFSDPMVDDQLAFPRELREKYIMSKTLGSGACGEVKLAFEKSTCNKVAVKIINKRKFMASGIEEVNSAFNIDTEIEILKKIDHPCLIKIKNFFEAEDYYIVLELMEGGELYDRVSRPVKMKEAVCKLYFYQMLLAVKYLHDNGIIHRDLKPENVLLSSPEETCLIKITDFGQSKILGETSLMKTLCGTPTYLAPEVLNSLGTAGYSRAVDCWSLGVILFVCLCGYPPFNEQNTQLSLRDQITHGEYTFIAKEWKHVSDTALDLVKKLLVVDPSKRLTTEGALEHPWLQDEDMKKTFQQLLAQTCASMNPPQTWKMPTTRKRPHENEEEAGSAKHAVPSTSLQKRR, from the exons ATGTCTCGAGAGACTGGAAGTGAAGCACAGCAATCTCAGGGTGCCCAGCAGTCACAGGGTGCCACCAGTTCCTCTTCCAGTGGGTCACAGAGTACCAGTCAGTCTTCCTcaagttctgggaccctcagctCTTTGGACACTGTCCCCACTCAGGAGCTTCCGCCCATCCCTGAGGACCAGGAGTCTGAAGAGCTCGTTCCTCAGCCTTGGGGTCGACTCTTTGCACTTGGAAAAGGCTTCAGCAATTGTG ACTGCGTGAATGATGAATACTGGTTTGGGCGAGACAAAAGTTGTGATTATAGCTTTTCTAAGCTGGGATTGTCTGAGACTGGCTTCTACCAAAACTACAGCAAGAAGCATTTCCGGATTTTCAGG GAAATTGGTCCAAAAAATTCCTATGTTGCCTACATTGAAGATCATAGTGCCAATGGAACTTTTGTTAATAGAGAACTCCTTGGAAAGGGGAAGAGGCTTCCGCTGACTCACAACTCTGAAATCGCACTGTCTGTACAGACCAATAAGG TGTTCGTGTTTTCTGATCCTATGGTGGACGATCAGTTGGCGTTTCCTAGAGAACTCAGAGAGAAATACATCATGTCAAAGACTTTGGGAAG TGGTGCCTGTGGAGAGGTGAAGCTGGCCTTCGAGAAGAGCACCTGTAACAAAGTTGCAGTGAAGATAATCAATAAACGGAAGTTTATGGCCAGTGGCATTGAAGAGGTG AACTCAGCTTTCAATATCGATACAGAAATTGAAATTCTGAAGAAAATAGATCAT CCTTGtttaatcaaaataaaaaacttCTTCGAAGCAGAGGATTACTACATTGTTTTGGAACT AATGGAAGGAGGAGAACTGTATGACCGAGTGTCAAGGCCAGTCAAGATGAAAGAAGCTGTCTGCAAGTTGTACTTTTATCAGATGCTGCTAGCAGTAAAG TATCTTCACGACAATGGAATTATACACCGAGATCTGAAGCCAGAGAACGTGCTGCTGTCATCTCCTGAAGAGACATGTCTTATAAAG ATTACAGATTTTGGACAATCCAAGATTCTTGGAGAAACTTCTCTTATGAAAACATTATGTGGTACTCCCACGTATCTTGCTCCTGAGGTTCTAAATTCACTTGGGACTGCTGGATACAGCCGAGCTGTGGACTGCTGGAGTTTGGGAGTTATTCTTTTTGTATG CTTGTGTGGATACCCACCATTCAATGAGCAAAATACTCAGCTGTCTCTGAGAGACCAGATCACCCATGGAGAATACACCTTCATTGCCAAAGAGTGGAAGCATGTCTCAGACACAG CTCTTGACCTTGTGAAGAAGCTCTTAGTAGTGGATCCAAGCAAGCGTCTGACAACAGAGGGAGCTTTAGAGCATCCTTGGCTTCAG gatgAAGATATGAAGAAGACATTTCAACAGCTCCTTGCTCAGACATGTGCCAGTATGAACCCCCCCCAGACATGGAAAATG CCGACCACTAGAAAGCGTCCCCatgaaaatgaggaagaagCTGGCTCTGCTAAGCATGCTGTTCCCTCTACATCATTGcagaaaaggagatga
- the COQ5 gene encoding 2-methoxy-6-polyprenyl-1,4-benzoquinol methylase, mitochondrial translates to MAAVGLCLCRALLARRGGALRNLCGSVRGLAAGPETHFGFQTVTEEERREKIYQVFQSVAKKYDVMNDSMTLGIHRIWKDIFVHKMNPCPGTLLLDVAGGTGDIAFRFLNYVRSAREGQLRQKLRQQQNLSWQEISQSYQEDKLKSLGDSQVVVCDINREMLKVGKQKAQHLGYSEGLSWVLGNAEELPFGDDKFDVYTIAFGIRNVTHIDLALQEAYRVLKPGGRFLCLEFSHVSNPLLSRLYDLYSFQVIPVLGEVIAGDWRSYQYLVESIRRFPPQEELKAMIEDAGFFKVDYQNLNSGIVAIHSGFKL, encoded by the exons ATGGCGGCGGTGGGGCTCTGCCTGTGCCGGGCGTTGCTGGCCCGCCGCGGCGGCGCTCTGCGGAACCTCTGCGGCTCGGTGCGGGGCCTCGCCGCGGGGCCGGAGACGCATTTCGGCTTCCAGACTGTGacggaggaggagaggagggagaaaa TTTACCAGGTGTTTCAAAGTGTAGCCAAGAAATACGACGTAATGAACGATTCAATGACTCTAGGGATTCATCGAATATGGAAGGATATCTTTGTACATAAGATGAACCCTTGCCCAGGAACCCTTCTTCTTGATGTTGCTGGAGGAACTG GTGACATTGCCTTCAGGTTTCTCAATTATGTTCGCTCTGCGCGGGAGGGCCAGCTCCGGCAgaagctgaggcagcagcagaacctATCCTGGCAGGAGATTTCTCAGAGTTACCAGGAAGACAAATTGAAGTCACTAGGGGATTCCCAAGTGGTGGTCTGCGACATCAACAGAGAGATGTTAAAAGTTGGGAAGCAGAAGGCACAGCATCTTGGCTACTCGGAAG GTTTGTCCTGGGTACTTGGGAATGCTGAAGAGTTGCCTTTTGGTGATGATAAGTTTGATGTTTACACAATTGCCTTTGGAATCCGAAATGTAACTCATATTGATTTG GCACTTCAGGAAGCTTATCGTGTGCTGAAACCAGGAGGAAGATTTCTCTGTCTTGAATTTAGTCATGTCAGCAACCCTCTTCTTTCCAG GCTCTACGATCTGTACAGCTTCCAGGTGATCCCTGTTCTGGGTGAGGTTATCGCTGGGGACTGGAGGTCTTACCAGTATCTCGTGGAGAGCATCCGACGCTTCCCCCCTCAG gaggagctgaaggCAATGATAGAAGATGCAGGCTTCTTCAAAGTGGACTATCAGAATTTGAACTCTGGTATTGTTGCCATTCATTCAGGTTTCAAACTGTGA
- the LOC128975553 gene encoding dynein light chain 1, cytoplasmic-like, translating into MSDRKAVIKNADMSEEMQQDAVECATQALEKYNIEKDIAAHIKKEFDKKYNPTWHCIVGRNFGSYVTHETKHFIYFYLGQVAILLFKSG; encoded by the exons ATGAGTGATCGAAAGGCAGTGATCAAGAATGCAGACATGTCAGAGGAGatgcagcaggatgctgtggagTGCGCTACTCAGGCCTTAGAGAAATACAACATCGAGAaggacattgctgctcacataAAGAAG GAGTTTGACAAGAAATACAATCCCACTTGGCACTGCATTGTGGGAAGGAACTTTGGCAGCTATGTAACTCATGAGACCAAGCACTTCATCTACTTCTACCTCGGCCAAGTTGCCATTCTTCTGTTCAAGTCTGGTTAG
- the RNF10 gene encoding RING finger protein 10, whose translation MLQSPLGATPALASAMDKSSPCASGPPGSAAGSKAQQPRSASAGPAAGESKPKGDGKNTSGSKQRYHRRREACSSRHENCGSQPRRTTPQKGKAFNKMPLQRGGGGGAGKPFSSSNGGRRDEVAEARRAEFSPAQFSGPKKINLNHLLNFTFEPRGQAGHLDGNGHGNWGKRNKWGHKPFNKELFLQANCQFVVSEEQDYTVHFADPDTLVNWDFVEQVRICSHEVPSCPICLYPPTAAKITRCGHIFCWSCILHYLSLGEKAWSKCPICYGSVHKKDLKSVVAMETRQYAIGDTITMQLMRREKGVLVALPKAQWMDVVQPVYIGDDQHSQYSKLLLASREQVLQLVILEEKAALLKQYEEEKHTPEACFIEAAIQELKERETALSVAQGKSSGIAGLSAAVEELVLESSKAVEPAVSQEKKCGVEYLSVFDEELVEPCSDMASSFSPPVEAEEAVLDEEEVPDVGTVGEPDVNTAEEANSAEASSQEPKDTISSGHLGSSPFYYFYQAEDGQCMYLHPVNVRCLVREYGSLEKSPEKITAAVVETTGYSMTEDIRQRHRYLCHLPLTCEFSICELALKPPIISKETLELFSDDLEKRRRLRQKKARDERRRERRIEMEENKKQGKYPEVHIALENLQQFPAFTSCPEETTSIDHSSFCLSPLGRSPVFQRESAPAPLSPAASQVSPLLCGSLEEESPFPSFAQMLRVGKAKPETWPKPAPKARDESALALPVPVDSDGESDSSDRMPVPSFQNSFSQAIEAALLKLDRPSTAQHLAEEKGGKKRKKQKQKLLFSTSVVHTK comes from the exons ATGCTGCAGAGCCCGCTCGGCGCGACGCCCGCTCTGGCTTCCGCCATGGACAAGAGCAGCCCCTGCGCCTCCGGACCGCCCGGCTCCGCGGCCGGCAGCAAAGCGCAGCAGCCGCGATCTGCCTCGGCCGGGCCCGCCGCGGGGGAGTCTAAACCCAAAGGCG ATGGCAAGAACACGAGCGGGTCCAAGCAGCGCTACCaccggagaagagaagcctgctCCTCCCGACATGAGAACTGTGGCAGCCAGCCCCGCCGCACCACCCCACAGAAAGGCAAAGCTTTTAACAAGATGCCCCTGCAGAGGGGAGGCGGCGGCGGAGCCGGCAAACCTTTTAGCTCTTCTAATGGTGGCAGACGAGATGAG GTAGCAGAGGCTCGACGGGCAGAGTTCAGCCCTGCCCAGTTCTCTGGTCCCAAGAAGATCAATCTGAACCACTTACTGAATTTCACTTTTGAACCCCGTGGCCAAGCAGGCCATTTGGATGGGAATGGACATGGCAACTGGGGAAAAAGGAACAAGTGGGGGCATAAGCCCTTCAACAAGGAGCTCTTCCTGCAAGCCAA ctgccaGTTTGTTGTCTCTGAAGAACAGGACTACACAGTCCACTTTGCTGATCCAGATACCTTGGTCAACTGGGACTTTGTGGAGCAAGTG CGAATTTGCAGCCATGAGGTGCCCTCCTGCCCAATCTGTCTGTACCCACCGACTGCAGCCAAGATCACTCGCTGTGGGCATATCTTCTGTTGGTCCTGCATCCTTCACTATCTCTCCCTGGGCGAAAAGGCCTGGAGCAAATGCCCTATTTGTTATGGCTCTGTTCACAAGAAGGATCTGAAGAG TGTGGTGGCTATGGAGACACGGCAGTATGCAATCGGTGATACCATCACCATGCAGCTgatgaggagggagaagggtgTTCTGGTGGCACTGCCCAAGGCTCAGTGGATGGATGTGGTGCAGCCTGTGTACATTGGAG atgacCAGCACAGCCAATATTCAAAACTGCTTCTGGCATCCAGGGAGCAGGTCTTGCAGCTGGTGATTctggaggagaaagcagcattGCTGAAACAgtatgaggaagaaaaacataCCCCAGAGGCTTGCTTTATTGAGGCAGCTATCCAGGAACTGAAG GAGCGAGAAACAGCACTCTCTGTTGCTCAGGGTAAAAGCAGTGGCATTGCTGGACTCAGTGCAGCTGTGGAAGAATTGGTCCTAGAAAGCTCcaaggctgtggagcctgcagttTCCCAGGAGAAAAAG TGTGGTGTGGAATATCTCTCTGTGTTTGATGAGGAGCTTGTAGAGCCTTGCTCTGATATGGCAAGTTCCTTTTCACCTCCTGTGGAAGCAGAAGAGGCAGTGCTGGATGAAGAGGAGGTACCTGATGTGGGCACTGTAGGGGAACCTGATGTGAACACTGCAGAAGAAGCAAATTCAGCTGAAGCAAGCTCCCAAGAACCTAAAGATACAATCAGCAGTGGTCATCTTGGCAGCTCTCCTTTTTACTATTTCTATCAAG CGGAGGATGGGCAGTGCATGTACCTGCACCCCGTGAATGTGCGCTGCCTTGTGCGAGAGTacggcagcctggagaagagtccCGAGAAGATCACTGCAGCGGTGGTGGAGACAACCGGCTACTCCATGACAGAG GATATAAGACAGCGGCATCGCTACCTCTGCCACTTGCCCCTCACCTGTGAGTTCAGCATTTGTGAGCTGGCTCTGAAGCCACCCATCATTTCTAAAGAGACTTTGGAGCTCTTTTCAG atgacctggagaagaggaggcgcCTGCGGCAGAAGAAAGCTCGTGACGAGCGACGGCGCGAACGCAGAATTGAGATGGAAGAGAACAAGAAGCAGGGCAAAT ATCCAGAGGTCCATATTGCTTTAGAGAAtctgcagcagttccctgctTTTACCTCTTGCCCTGAAGAAACTACCAGCATTGATCATTCAAGCTTCTGTCTGTCTCCTCTTGGCAGAAGCCCTGTGTTTCAGAGAG agtctgctccagctccactctcacctgctgccagccaggtcAGCCCGCtgctctgtggcagtttagaaGAGGagtctcccttcccttcctttgccCAG ATGTTGAGAGTTGGAAAGGCAAAACCAGAAACGTGGCCCAAACCTGCTCCAAAGGCCAGAG ATGAGAGCGCTCTGGCACTCCCTGTGCCAGTGGACAGTGATGGGGAAAGTGACAGTTCTGACCGCATGCCTGTGCCCAGCTTCCAGAACTCCTTCAGCCAAGCTATTGAGGCAGCCCTCCTGAAACTGGACAGACCGTCCACAGCTCAGCATTTAGCAG aggagaagggaggcaagaaaagaaagaaacagaagcagaagctaTTGTTCAGCACCTCTGTTGTTCACACAAAGTGA
- the POP5 gene encoding ribonuclease P/MRP protein subunit POP5 isoform X2: MVRFKNRYVLCEVVSEDPRCRQCIEDRAVGLAVRDAIGRVHGDYGLACCSISFTGTIRTCQKFLIQYNRRQLLMLLQNCTNEEERQCVQKSLSSCSLTEEQSQSGDEEDDGSRETD; encoded by the exons ATGGTTCGCTTCAAGAACAG GTACGTGCTGTGCGAGGTGGTCTCGGAGGACCCGCGGTGCCGGCAGTGCATCGAGGATCGCGCGGTGGGCCTCGCCGTTAGGGACGCCATCGGGCGGGTGCACGGGGATTACGGCCTGGCCTGCTGCTCCATCTCCTTCACAG GTACCATAAGGACATGTCAGAAATTTCTAATCCAGTATAACAGAAGACAGCTACTGATGTTGTTGCAAAACTGTACAAATGAAG AGGAAAGGCAGTGTGTACAGAAGTCCTTGTCGAGCTGTTCCCTGACAGAAGAGCAGTCTCaaagtggagatgaggaagatgaTGGCAGCAGAGAGACAGACTGA
- the POP5 gene encoding ribonuclease P/MRP protein subunit POP5 isoform X1, which yields MVRFKNRYVLCEVVSEDPRCRQCIEDRAVGLAVRDAIGRVHGDYGLACCSISFTVKYLNAYTGTVLLRCRKDSYRLLCSALPFVRQLESRNQRYPCALNTLHVGGTIRTCQKFLIQYNRRQLLMLLQNCTNEEERQCVQKSLSSCSLTEEQSQSGDEEDDGSRETD from the exons ATGGTTCGCTTCAAGAACAG GTACGTGCTGTGCGAGGTGGTCTCGGAGGACCCGCGGTGCCGGCAGTGCATCGAGGATCGCGCGGTGGGCCTCGCCGTTAGGGACGCCATCGGGCGGGTGCACGGGGATTACGGCCTGGCCTGCTGCTCCATCTCCTTCACAG TGAAGTACCTGAACGCCTACACCGGGACCGTGCTCCTGCGGTGCCGCAAGGACTCGTACCGGCTGCTCTGCTCCGCGCTCCCCTTCGTCAGGCAGCTGGAGAGCCGGAACCAGCGCTACCCCTGCGCCCTCAACACTCTGCACGTCGGAG GTACCATAAGGACATGTCAGAAATTTCTAATCCAGTATAACAGAAGACAGCTACTGATGTTGTTGCAAAACTGTACAAATGAAG AGGAAAGGCAGTGTGTACAGAAGTCCTTGTCGAGCTGTTCCCTGACAGAAGAGCAGTCTCaaagtggagatgaggaagatgaTGGCAGCAGAGAGACAGACTGA